The following DNA comes from Pirellulales bacterium.
CGTTCCCGAACCGTCGTCGTTGGTGTTGATGGGCCTCGGTCTTGCCGGCAGCGGATTATTCGCGCTGCGTCGGCGAAGAGCCAAGTGACCGGTGCCATGCCCATGCGGGGCACTCGCGCCAGCGGGTCGGCGTGGGCATGTCGCTCCGCGGGTCGCGTGGGCATGTCGTCTGAGGCAATGACCAAGATCATGCCCACGCTCGCGTTGAGCGGAAACGGCATTCAATTCCCATCGGCGCGAGCGTGGACATGGCACCCGCGCACATATGGCTCGCGTCTCGTTACTCGCCGCATGTTCGCGCTAGCTCGCGCAGATAGTCGAGCGCTTCTTCCAGTTCGGGCGCTTCGACCGCCTTCTGCCGTCCGCGCCGATCGCATTGGCCCAACAGCACGAGATCGTCGAAGCTTTCGTTCTCTTCCAATCGTCGCCGCGCGCGAGCGCCGAGCGTTCCATCGACGAGCGCATGCGCTTCCATGTGGTGCTCGATTAGCCAGGAGGTGCGCGGCGTGATGTATCCCTCGAGCGCCTCGAGCGCCGCGGCCACGTGCTCGCGCGGGTCGATGGCCTTTCCGACGTCGTGCAATAGGGCCGCCAGCAGGAATTCCTCGTCGTAAGGCTGGGCGTCGCGGGCGAGATCGAACACTTGAAGGCTGTGATAGAGCATGTCCCCTTCCGGATGATGCAGCGGATTCTGCTTTACCCGCTCGAGCGGCAACAAGAGCATCTGATAGATTTGGAACCGATCCACCTTGCTCTCGGCCTCGATCACTGCCGCGTCCAGCTCGATCCCCGGATACTCGGCCCGCAGGAATTCCTCCAGCTCGGCAATGCTGGCCCGTTCGATCGCCTTGCCGGTGATCGAACTGGTGAACACATAATGAGCCATATCGGAGGCGTAGAGCGTGATCTCGAATGGGAACCGGTCCTGCACGTGGATATGCGTGTAAATCCGCTCCTCTTCATGCTTGCGGACGCGTTTCCGCTGCACCTCGAACACATGCCCCTCGGCCTCGATCGCCCCGGCGACGGCATCGACGCTGTCGGAAAACACATGCAGATCGATGTCGGAGCCGTGGCGGATGTGCCCGGTGAGGGTGCTGCCGATCAGACGCGGGCGGAATGCCCTGAGAATGCGCAT
Coding sequences within:
- a CDS encoding HD domain-containing protein: MRILRAFRPRLIGSTLTGHIRHGSDIDLHVFSDSVDAVAGAIEAEGHVFEVQRKRVRKHEEERIYTHIHVQDRFPFEITLYASDMAHYVFTSSITGKAIERASIAELEEFLRAEYPGIELDAAVIEAESKVDRFQIYQMLLLPLERVKQNPLHHPEGDMLYHSLQVFDLARDAQPYDEEFLLAALLHDVGKAIDPREHVAAALEALEGYITPRTSWLIEHHMEAHALVDGTLGARARRRLEENESFDDLVLLGQCDRRGRQKAVEAPELEEALDYLRELARTCGE